The Parabacteroides timonensis sequence TTAGAGAACACAGAAAAATCCATAGTGCATTTCCTACGTTCCCTAATGCCATTTTCGTATAATTATTTAAGGCCTGTCAAGCTGGAAAGGTCACGCACAACCGTCATATCCATAATATTACTATATATTTCTGTTGTTCGTACGCTTTTATGCCCCAGAAGTTTCTGCACAGTTGTTATATTTGCTCCATTATATAACAATAATGTAGCATTCGTATGTCTAGCTGTGTGGAATGAAACCTTCTTATCTATATTAGCCATCTTACAAAGTCTGCGGATCTGCTTGTTTACATTCGAATTGGAAGAAGCCGGCATATCAAACAAAGTCCACGGACTGTTCTTGTATCGATCATAGATGGGCAACGCTTTCCCGTCAAACAGTAAAAACAAAGGTAAACGTACATTCACATCTGTTTTAACAGAAGAATAGATCAACCATATTTTATCGTCAATACAAAGAAAATTATCTCTTGTTATACTCACTATATCCGAAAAACGGAGTCCGGTATAACAACTAAACAGAAACATATCCAAAGTCCGCTGAAGCGTACGCCGCCCTTTCAGGTTAAGACTCTCCAGTTGCCCCAGTTCTTCCGGAGTAAGATGAGATCTTTTACTTTCCATATATTTGATCTTGTATTTACGGAAAGGGTACCGATGCAAATCGAATAAATCTTTATTGATCGCCAGATTGATATAACGTTTCAGATGTTTCATATGTTTGGCGATCGTATTCCGATGGTACTTATTTTCCAATAGATAGTGCTCGAAATCGCAAAGAAAATTATAACTTAAGTCGTTAAAACTAACTTCTGCCTGGTAAGATGAAAGAACCTGCAATGTTGAAAAATGATTTTTCATCGTTGACGGTTTCAGATTACTCTGTTTAATCTCATTTAGCATAAACAGAGAAAAAGAAGTCTGACCAGTCTCAGGTTTCTCTTTCAGATCATTCAAAGAAAATTCCTTGCCACTATGGACTACTTCAAGTTCCAGTTGTTCCAATTCCGCAATAAAATTAGACAGATACTGATTCAGAGACTCCATATTCGGATGATTCTTTACAGCTTTTCTCTTTGCGTCCCACTGATAAGGCTTAATATAAACCTTTGTTGAAAAATACTTCTTCTGCTTGTTCAGATAGGCCTCTACCTGAATCAAAGCTTTCCCTTCTGAGTTTAACAGTTTCTTACGGTTAAACACCAAGTTGTAAATTACTTTTTCCATGATATATATTTTATTTTCTGAATGAAACACGAAGGAACGATAATAAGTTCTTTCTTTCGTATAAGACAAACTAAAAGTTTGTTATCACATATTTACCGGAGTTCCGACAAAATTAGGCATAATGCTCCGACCTACCTTAAAAAACAACCGATTCTGATGCTGCTGCTCTTCTTTTCGGTTACAAAGATAAAAGAGACTTACCAATCATAAAAAACAAAAAACAAGAAGAGACTACCCAAAAAGGAAACTAAAATTCACAAAAAACGTAATTGGTTCAGAAAGTGAAACATAGAGAAATTATTTTTTTATTGATAGAAAGAAAAAAATATAGAAAGTGCTCTTTACAGACAGACGAAATCAGAATCAAACTAACACTATTGTAGCCGATTCCCTAAAATATAAATACCCGATAAAGATCAACTGGACCTTATCGGG is a genomic window containing:
- a CDS encoding site-specific integrase: MEKVIYNLVFNRKKLLNSEGKALIQVEAYLNKQKKYFSTKVYIKPYQWDAKRKAVKNHPNMESLNQYLSNFIAELEQLELEVVHSGKEFSLNDLKEKPETGQTSFSLFMLNEIKQSNLKPSTMKNHFSTLQVLSSYQAEVSFNDLSYNFLCDFEHYLLENKYHRNTIAKHMKHLKRYINLAINKDLFDLHRYPFRKYKIKYMESKRSHLTPEELGQLESLNLKGRRTLQRTLDMFLFSCYTGLRFSDIVSITRDNFLCIDDKIWLIYSSVKTDVNVRLPLFLLFDGKALPIYDRYKNSPWTLFDMPASSNSNVNKQIRRLCKMANIDKKVSFHTARHTNATLLLYNGANITTVQKLLGHKSVRTTEIYSNIMDMTVVRDLSSLTGLK